DNA sequence from the candidate division WOR-3 bacterium genome:
TCTCATCTTCGCCCTTATAGTAATGGGTGGTTATCGATAAAAAGAATCGACGATTATTAGCAAGTTGAAAGAAGGGTTGGAAATAGTGATTGCTAATGTGACAATCATAATCTCCAATATAGCGATTCTGATACCGTAACCCTAAAATCCTTGAAAGATAAGCCTCATAGCGCAATTCAAGGTTTATATACCAGTTGAGCAAATCCAGACAACCTTGACTCGTTCTCATCCCATTGGTGGTTGAATCAAAAATCATCTCCCAGCTTTGAAAATAATGGGCAAGTTGCTTGTCCAAGAGGTATTGATAATTGGAATCCTCTGGTACAGCCGCTAAGCAGGGATTAATCAAGAACCAGAAAAGAAAAGCAAAGTAAGGTTGGGGACGCAAAAATTTCATACCTTCCCCTAAGCGATTTCAGCCCACATTTAAATGTTCACTATTGATCTCTGATGCAGATTCCCTTTTGTATAAAAATATCTCGCCGAATGCCTCTTTCTGCTCAACTGATGCCAAACCTTCCTTTACTAACTGAAGCATGCCGAAGAAATAAGATACTGCAATGGATACATTATTTTTCTCTTGTAGGAACCTCAAAAAGTTGATTTCCTTTTTTTCCTCAAGGATATTTTTCAAATCCTCAATCACCTTTTCAATAGGAATCAACTGCCTTTTTATCAATACCTCTTCCTTTGCCGTCGGCTGGAAACTGCGAAATGCCAGAATCAAGCTCATCAGATTACCCTCTTCAAGTACCGTTGTGGGTTCTACTTTTGCAAACCGGGGAAATTGTTTACTGGTCTGAATTTCCATTTCTCCAAAATACTTTGCAATTTCTTTGTATTTTTTATATTCTTCAATTATCTGCATCAAGGTGATGGGTTTAGCTTCTTCTTCGTCTTCAGGAGTGCGTGGTAGTAGCGAACGAACTTTAAGTCGGATTAAAATGGCAGCCATCAAGAGAAAATCTGCTGCATCTTCCAAATCTTTGCGTTCAATCCTCCGGATATAATCCAGATATTCCTCAGCAACTTGGGCGATGGGGATATCAAAAATATCTACCTCTTTTTTGCGTACCAGATAAACAAGCAGGTCAATCGGACCATAATAGATGCCAATATCGATCTTCACACCTAAGTTTAGTCAGCGGATGAAAAATGTCAAGTTAATGATTGGGAATGATTAAGGCCGTGAGTTTGTGATTACCTGGTGAACCGTAAAATATTGAGGATAAGGTCTTTATTCTCGTTAAGTCGGCGCACTGCATAATCGCCGATAAGTTGGAGGGTGGAAAAGACGGGATAAGCCTCTTTTTCCCGCACTTTTTTCAATAAGAAAAAACTCAAAAATCTAAAGAACGAGGTGCCCAAAAACAAAATATGAAAATTGACAAAGGTCTGCCCGAAAAATTCCCATTTGAAGTTTTCTAAAGTTTGAGCAAGAAAACCTCCCAGCAAAGAAGAAAGAAAACCGCAGATACCGGTGATTGTGGAAAATACCGCAAAATAACCCTCTTTTAATTCTTTTTCTTCAGTCAAACTCAAAAGTATATTGAAAAGACTCAGATTTATTCCACACCAAAATAATCCGCTGAAAAAAGCATCAATCCATATCGGAAGTATGAAATCAGATCGGGCAAAGAGCCAGATCAGCGGGAGACAGGTGATGCCGGCGAAATTTATTGTCAAAACCGGTTTGGACCGCACGCGATCAATTAATTTCCCCCAGAATATTTGAAAAAATAAACCGGCGACACCGGCGATTATCCCGTAAACCGCAATTGTAGAATAAGCCATCTTTAAATTCTTAATCATGTGAACAACCCAGAACGGTGCAGCAATGCCGGCAAAAAGGTACCAGAATGATACAAACTTGAGAAGGGCAAGAAAATTTTGATCCTTTAGGGGTTTAAGAAATACATCACGAAAATTGATAGTCTTTTTTTCAAACTTCGGTTCGGGTTGAAAGGAAAGGGTGATGCCCGCAAGGATGGCGAAAAAAACCGCAATGGAAAAAATAATGATAAAGGCTTGGACAGGTGCCAGATGGTCAAGAATTCTTCCCCCTATATAATTCACCGCCATCCCCACCCCACTTATGATGGTAGTCCGGATACCAAAATAGCGCCCGCGTTCATCACGCGGGATTAAATCGCTCATCCAGGAAAGCCAGAGGTTCCCGGAAAAGTTCAAAAGCAGATTGAATAAGAAGATAATGACAAAAAAGAATTTTATGCTGATCTGGATCCCAAAGAGCAATGTGATAACAAAAAATATAAAAAGCCCCCGACCAATGAGTGCGGTGAGGAGACAAGGCATTTTTCTTTTCCCCCAAATATTAGCGAGGTAGGCGGCAAAAAAACCGACTCCGGCGAGAAGTGAAGGGATCGCTGTAAGTATACCTATTTGAAATGGGTTGGCTTTCAAAAATAGAGCAAAGGAAGTAAGAAACATCCCTCCGGTGAGTGTGATATGAAATTGAGCAAATACCCCTTCGATGATGGAAATCTTTTTACCTAAGGCTAAATTCTCTTCCATTTATTAAGTGAGAAATTGATCAGGGTTTCAATTCATAAATCAAAACCTCTTCTTCCTTGCCTTTTACCCGGACCCGGCCCAATTCTTGAAAATGGAGTTCGATAAGCGGGTGAGAGCTAACCATTTGATAAGTCTTCTCGCCCACGATGATATCTGTCCGAAACTCTTTTGTCAATCCTTCCAGCCGCGCAGCAAGATTCACGGCATCACCGATCACCGTGTATTCCATCCGCATCGGTGAACCAAAATTACCACTTATTACATCGCCTGAATTTATTCCCACCCCAATCTGAAAACCCATCTCTTGTGCCCGCCGGACCATCTCGCGTGCACAAAGACAGGCATTAAGTGCCGAATTTTTTAAGTGCACAGGATGTCCAAATACCGCCATCACACAATCACCAATAAACTTATCAACCCGGCCTTGGTATTTGAAGACGATCAACACCATTTCTGTTAAAAATTGGTTTAGTTTTCGGGCAACATCCTCGGGATTTGACTTTTCAGCCAGGGGTGTAAAATTCCGGATGTCAGCAAAAAGGATCGTGCAGAAAACTTTCTCACCCCCTAATTTCGGAGGTTCTTTTATCACCTTCTCCACTAATTCTCGGGAGTAATAGCGGGAGAAAATTGATTTGAGGCGTCTTTTTTCTTTTTCTTCAAAACGGTAACGATAGATCAGGGACAAAATGATGGTAAGCACAAAAGAATAATATGTTCGAATGAGACCCAATTCAATGCGATTAAAGAAAAGAATAAGAG
Encoded proteins:
- a CDS encoding segregation/condensation protein A produces the protein MKIDIGIYYGPIDLLVYLVRKKEVDIFDIPIAQVAEEYLDYIRRIERKDLEDAADFLLMAAILIRLKVRSLLPRTPEDEEEAKPITLMQIIEEYKKYKEIAKYFGEMEIQTSKQFPRFAKVEPTTVLEEGNLMSLILAFRSFQPTAKEEVLIKRQLIPIEKVIEDLKNILEEKKEINFLRFLQEKNNVSIAVSYFFGMLQLVKEGLASVEQKEAFGEIFLYKRESASEINSEHLNVG
- a CDS encoding MFS transporter — protein: MEENLALGKKISIIEGVFAQFHITLTGGMFLTSFALFLKANPFQIGILTAIPSLLAGVGFFAAYLANIWGKRKMPCLLTALIGRGLFIFFVITLLFGIQISIKFFFVIIFLFNLLLNFSGNLWLSWMSDLIPRDERGRYFGIRTTIISGVGMAVNYIGGRILDHLAPVQAFIIIFSIAVFFAILAGITLSFQPEPKFEKKTINFRDVFLKPLKDQNFLALLKFVSFWYLFAGIAAPFWVVHMIKNLKMAYSTIAVYGIIAGVAGLFFQIFWGKLIDRVRSKPVLTINFAGITCLPLIWLFARSDFILPIWIDAFFSGLFWCGINLSLFNILLSLTEEKELKEGYFAVFSTITGICGFLSSLLGGFLAQTLENFKWEFFGQTFVNFHILFLGTSFFRFLSFFLLKKVREKEAYPVFSTLQLIGDYAVRRLNENKDLILNILRFTR